A region of Oscillatoria sp. FACHB-1406 DNA encodes the following proteins:
- a CDS encoding ATP-binding protein, with product MNSALVQVNPQNCQDLGADLVFVQTPAGKYISFYWKAASDFGFRCEDIVGCELEDSFVPADSQAYRRRLQKVAQKRIPQRYCALFEYASQSFPLELILSPIPLPDGQVDTILVMGRLLDEATLIQRLNSETSESQDVYQDLVEQLARKIRHNPYRSLLAEIARNIRRTLDLGTIWQQTVDSVGAALNVSRCLILSYNSDRECLKVEVEYCQRPYKSMLGARLSLESEPHFQQALQRSEPIAIHPVSAQELEWHSLLAVSTFYKGQRGALICLQQCDRRRQWNADEIDLMRELAAQVSTAVAHASLYEELEQAKELAEDASRLKSEFLASTSHELRTPLNGIIGFLRLILDGLADDPAEQRDFLKEAHRSAIHLLNLINDILDIAKIEAGKMELDFIDFPLSELFEDVDKKTRPIAHQKNLSFDFQLPPSREPVKIYGNYQRLLQVMLNLVGNAIKFTHEGGVTISAEVMKKRIKLHDREFPGTVLIRVADTGIGVPIEKLDKLFENFSQVDGSRTKSYGGTGLGLAISQKLIEAMGGTIDFFSMGEELGSTVTFTVPLFQLPVMERFSSM from the coding sequence ATGAACTCTGCTCTTGTGCAAGTCAACCCACAAAATTGTCAGGATTTGGGCGCTGACCTCGTGTTTGTTCAAACCCCCGCCGGGAAATATATTTCCTTTTATTGGAAGGCTGCATCTGACTTTGGCTTTAGATGCGAAGATATTGTCGGCTGCGAACTTGAAGACAGTTTCGTTCCTGCGGATTCGCAAGCGTATCGAAGGCGGCTTCAGAAAGTAGCACAAAAACGAATCCCCCAGCGGTACTGCGCCCTATTCGAGTATGCGAGTCAATCCTTTCCGCTAGAACTGATTCTCAGCCCTATCCCGCTTCCTGACGGTCAAGTTGATACGATTTTAGTGATGGGGCGACTTTTGGATGAAGCAACCTTAATCCAGCGCCTCAATTCAGAAACCTCAGAATCGCAAGATGTCTACCAAGATTTAGTCGAGCAACTCGCGCGCAAAATTCGCCATAATCCCTATCGCAGTTTGCTCGCTGAAATCGCGCGCAATATTCGCCGCACCTTAGATCTCGGTACCATCTGGCAGCAAACCGTGGATAGCGTCGGAGCAGCCCTCAACGTCTCTCGCTGCCTGATCTTATCGTACAACTCGGATCGAGAGTGCCTCAAAGTTGAAGTCGAATACTGCCAGCGCCCCTACAAATCAATGTTAGGAGCGCGACTGAGCTTAGAGAGCGAACCCCACTTCCAACAAGCGCTGCAACGCTCCGAACCGATCGCCATCCATCCGGTTAGCGCCCAGGAACTCGAGTGGCACTCGCTCCTCGCCGTGTCCACCTTCTATAAAGGTCAGCGCGGAGCCTTGATTTGCTTGCAACAATGCGATCGCCGCCGCCAATGGAACGCCGACGAAATCGACTTAATGCGAGAACTCGCCGCTCAAGTCAGTACCGCCGTTGCCCACGCCTCGCTTTACGAAGAACTCGAGCAAGCTAAAGAACTCGCCGAAGATGCTTCCCGCCTTAAAAGCGAATTCCTGGCCAGCACCTCCCACGAACTGCGCACCCCTCTCAACGGCATTATCGGCTTCCTGCGCCTCATCCTGGACGGTTTAGCCGACGACCCCGCCGAACAGCGAGACTTTCTCAAAGAAGCTCACCGTTCCGCCATTCACCTCCTTAACCTGATTAACGATATCCTCGATATCGCCAAAATCGAAGCCGGTAAAATGGAACTGGATTTTATCGACTTCCCCTTAAGCGAACTGTTTGAGGATGTCGATAAAAAGACGCGCCCCATCGCCCATCAAAAAAACCTCAGTTTCGATTTTCAACTGCCTCCCTCCCGCGAACCCGTCAAAATTTACGGCAACTATCAACGCCTATTGCAAGTAATGCTCAACCTCGTCGGTAATGCCATCAAATTTACTCATGAAGGCGGCGTAACCATTTCCGCAGAAGTGATGAAGAAGCGCATCAAACTGCACGATCGCGAATTTCCGGGAACGGTACTGATTCGCGTTGCCGATACCGGGATTGGCGTACCGATTGAAAAACTCGACAAACTCTTTGAAAACTTCAGCCAAGTGGACGGTTCGCGCACCAAATCCTACGGCGGTACGGGCTTAGGCTTAGCAATTTCCCAAAAACTGATCGAAGCAATGGGAGGAACGATTGACTTTTTTAGCATGGGTGAAGAATTGGGTTCGACGGTGACATTCACCGTTCCCTTATTCCAGCTACCGGTGATGGAGCGCTTTAGCTCCATGTAA
- a CDS encoding type II toxin-antitoxin system CcdA family antitoxin has product MNDSTIPSQRASEKVELSISIDSDLLEQIRHLTNDPSRIVEVAIRQWLRGEREPDEDLTRTFLRNPPVPPRGEWND; this is encoded by the coding sequence ATGAATGACAGTACAATTCCCTCCCAACGTGCATCTGAAAAAGTTGAGTTATCCATTAGTATTGATTCCGATTTATTGGAACAAATTCGACACCTAACTAACGATCCCAGTCGCATTGTCGAAGTGGCTATCCGCCAATGGTTACGCGGAGAACGAGAGCCGGATGAAGATCTAACTCGTACTTTTCTGCGCAATCCTCCCGTCCCACCGCGAGGGGAATGGAATGATTGA
- the tgt gene encoding tRNA guanosine(34) transglycosylase Tgt: protein MPVREFFFERQATCSATGARAGIFHTPHGSIETPRFMPVGTVGTVKGLTPEQLERAGAQMILANTYHLHLQPGEALVRAAGGLHEFMGWKQPILTDSGGFQVFSLSKLRQISEEGVKFRSPRDGRLVNLTPERAIAIQNDLGADVIMAFDECPPYPAERGQIVASMERTQRWLERCINAHQNPKQALFGIVQGGVYGDLRQEAARSLVEYNLPGYAIGGVSVGEPPELIHEIVRATTPLLPPEKPRYLMGVGTYREMAVAIASGIDLFDCVIPTRLGRHGTALVRGERWNLKNARFREDFQPLDATCECYGCKNYTRAYLNHLVKAKEMLAYILLSLHNVTELIRFTKDIREAIQCDRFAAEFAAWLDPEAQKDFDPAERL, encoded by the coding sequence TTGCCAGTGCGCGAATTTTTTTTTGAACGGCAAGCGACTTGTAGCGCCACGGGTGCTAGAGCCGGGATTTTTCATACGCCGCACGGCAGCATCGAAACGCCTCGTTTTATGCCGGTGGGAACGGTGGGAACGGTTAAAGGGCTAACGCCGGAACAGTTGGAACGGGCGGGCGCTCAAATGATTCTCGCCAATACCTACCACCTGCACCTGCAACCGGGCGAAGCGCTGGTGCGTGCGGCGGGAGGCTTGCACGAGTTTATGGGCTGGAAGCAGCCGATTCTGACCGATTCCGGCGGTTTTCAGGTATTTAGTCTGAGCAAGTTGCGACAAATCAGCGAGGAAGGGGTGAAATTTCGCTCGCCTCGGGACGGACGCTTAGTGAATTTAACACCAGAGCGCGCGATCGCGATTCAAAACGACCTCGGCGCGGATGTGATTATGGCCTTCGACGAATGTCCGCCCTACCCCGCCGAACGAGGGCAAATCGTTGCTTCGATGGAACGGACGCAGCGCTGGCTGGAACGCTGCATCAACGCCCATCAGAACCCCAAACAGGCGTTATTCGGCATCGTTCAAGGCGGCGTATACGGCGATCTGCGGCAGGAAGCGGCGCGATCGCTCGTCGAATACAACCTTCCCGGATACGCGATCGGCGGCGTGAGTGTCGGCGAACCCCCAGAATTAATTCACGAAATCGTCCGCGCCACAACCCCCCTACTCCCGCCCGAAAAACCGCGCTACCTGATGGGAGTCGGCACTTATCGCGAAATGGCCGTAGCGATTGCCTCGGGAATCGATCTTTTCGATTGCGTGATTCCCACCCGCTTGGGGCGACACGGAACCGCATTAGTACGCGGCGAACGCTGGAACCTGAAAAACGCTCGCTTCCGAGAAGATTTTCAGCCCCTCGATGCAACTTGCGAGTGCTATGGTTGCAAAAATTACACCCGCGCCTATCTCAATCATTTGGTCAAAGCTAAAGAAATGCTCGCCTATATCCTGCTTTCTTTACACAACGTAACCGAACTGATCCGCTTCACAAAAGACATCAGAGAAGCCATTCAGTGCGATCGCTTCGCGGCGGAATTTGCCGCTTGGCTCGACCCCGAAGCCCAGAAAGACTTTGACCCAGCAGAACGGCTATAA
- a CDS encoding 3' terminal RNA ribose 2'-O-methyltransferase Hen1, translating into MLLTLTTTQTPATDLGYLLHKHPDRCQSFSLPFGEASVFYPEATRERCTAVLLLEIDPVSLVRGKSKENREQTLEQYVNDRPYVASSFLSVAIAQIFGTALNGNCKERPELAKTAIPLTASIPALPCRGGEAFLRQLFEPLGYQIEAELLPLDEQFPDWGNSRYFSVKLQHTLRLCDFLSHLYVLIPVLDDDKHYWVGDAEVEKLLRHGEGWLNQHPARETIARRYLKRQFRLARTAIARLVEEENANPEAVEGEGAQQEEALEKPVSLNQQRIEAVIAVLKASGAKQVLDLGCGEGKVMRSLLQEQYFERVTGVDVSYRALEIAKERLHWDRLPPLQRDRIQLLQGSLIYRDDRLLGYDAAILVEVIEHLELNRLAALERVVFECARPKTAIVTTPNIEYNVRFEGLAAGKFRHGDHRFEWTRAEFQDWAQRVAERFSYSVEFRGIGTEDIEVGTPTQMAVFRQI; encoded by the coding sequence ATGTTGCTAACTTTAACGACAACCCAAACTCCAGCGACCGATCTCGGCTATCTGCTCCACAAACACCCCGATCGCTGTCAGTCGTTTTCGTTGCCTTTTGGGGAAGCATCGGTTTTTTACCCCGAAGCGACGCGGGAACGCTGCACCGCTGTTCTGTTACTCGAGATCGATCCGGTGAGCTTGGTCCGGGGAAAATCGAAGGAGAATCGAGAACAAACCTTAGAACAGTACGTTAACGATCGCCCCTATGTTGCTTCTTCTTTTCTCAGCGTTGCGATCGCGCAAATCTTCGGTACGGCACTGAACGGAAACTGTAAAGAACGCCCGGAACTGGCTAAGACAGCTATTCCCTTAACAGCGAGCATTCCTGCCTTACCTTGTCGCGGCGGTGAAGCATTTTTGCGACAACTTTTTGAGCCGTTAGGCTACCAAATTGAGGCAGAATTGTTGCCCCTCGACGAACAATTTCCAGATTGGGGCAATAGTCGCTATTTTTCGGTAAAGTTGCAGCATACGCTGCGATTATGCGATTTTTTAAGCCATCTTTACGTGCTGATTCCCGTTCTCGATGACGATAAGCATTATTGGGTGGGAGATGCGGAAGTGGAAAAGTTGCTGCGACACGGCGAAGGATGGCTGAACCAACATCCGGCGCGGGAGACGATCGCGCGGCGTTACCTGAAACGACAATTTCGCCTCGCACGCACGGCGATTGCGCGCTTAGTCGAAGAGGAGAACGCCAATCCGGAGGCGGTGGAAGGGGAGGGCGCGCAGCAGGAGGAGGCGCTCGAAAAGCCGGTAAGTTTGAACCAGCAGCGCATTGAAGCGGTCATTGCTGTGCTGAAAGCGAGCGGTGCTAAGCAAGTCCTCGATTTGGGGTGCGGCGAAGGGAAGGTGATGCGATCGCTCCTTCAGGAACAATACTTCGAGCGAGTGACGGGCGTGGATGTCTCCTACCGCGCTTTAGAGATCGCTAAGGAACGCTTGCACTGGGATCGCTTACCGCCCTTACAACGCGATCGCATTCAACTACTGCAAGGTTCGCTGATTTATCGAGACGATCGCTTACTGGGGTACGATGCAGCAATTTTAGTCGAAGTTATCGAGCATTTGGAGTTGAATCGTTTGGCGGCGTTGGAACGAGTCGTGTTTGAATGCGCGCGCCCAAAAACTGCGATCGTAACTACGCCTAATATCGAATACAACGTCCGTTTTGAAGGATTAGCGGCTGGAAAATTCCGGCACGGAGATCATCGCTTTGAGTGGACGCGCGCCGAGTTTCAAGATTGGGCGCAGCGAGTGGCAGAACGCTTTAGTTACAGCGTTGAATTTCGCGGTATCGGGACGGAGGATATTGAAGTCGGTACGCCGACGCAAATGGCTGTATTTAGGCAGATATAG
- a CDS encoding intradiol ring-cleavage dioxygenase → MKARNSRQRWQTQKSLATLVTRRKVLGFIGGTAAVSLFGCWRGQSALSEPTSSSTSTSKPTVSPCIVKPELTEGPYFVDEKLNRSDIRSNSSDSSMRAGVPLQLIFQVLRLQGSACEPLRGAIVDVWHCDAQGVYSDVRDRSFDTIGQKFLRGYQVTDANGIAEFTTIYPGWYPGRTVHIHFKIRLEGASASSYEFTSQLFFDEALSDRVYAQLTYQKPGQRTLNQEDGIFIGGGEQLMPEIAQTAEGYSGKFAIALQLT, encoded by the coding sequence ATGAAAGCTAGAAATTCGAGACAACGTTGGCAAACCCAGAAATCTTTAGCTACGCTAGTAACTCGTCGCAAAGTTCTGGGTTTTATTGGGGGGACGGCTGCCGTTTCTTTATTCGGATGTTGGCGCGGACAGTCGGCTTTATCGGAACCTACGAGTTCTTCAACTTCAACTTCAAAACCGACTGTATCACCTTGTATAGTTAAACCGGAACTGACGGAAGGGCCTTATTTTGTTGATGAAAAGCTGAATCGTTCCGATATTCGCTCGAATTCATCGGATAGCTCGATGCGGGCTGGCGTACCGTTACAATTGATATTTCAGGTGTTGCGGTTGCAGGGGAGTGCTTGCGAACCTTTGCGCGGTGCAATTGTGGATGTTTGGCACTGCGACGCGCAAGGGGTTTATTCGGATGTACGCGATCGCAGTTTTGATACAATCGGGCAGAAGTTTTTGCGCGGCTATCAAGTTACCGATGCTAATGGTATCGCTGAATTCACTACGATTTATCCGGGTTGGTATCCGGGACGAACCGTTCACATTCATTTTAAAATTCGCTTAGAAGGAGCCTCTGCATCGAGCTACGAATTCACTTCGCAACTCTTCTTTGATGAGGCACTCAGCGATCGCGTTTATGCCCAACTTACCTATCAAAAACCGGGACAGCGTACCCTCAATCAAGAGGATGGTATCTTTATAGGCGGTGGCGAACAGTTGATGCCCGAAATTGCCCAAACTGCTGAGGGTTATTCGGGGAAGTTCGCGATCGCGCTTCAGTTAACATGA
- a CDS encoding GNAT family N-acetyltransferase, producing the protein MYATYQNFTIRDWTTRDRETAAAIIRWVLNEYNLPWQPDTSDRDSIEVEKHYFNRGGEFWIVLQEKKIVGTAGYYPISRGEKAVEIRKMYLLPEVRGKGLGRFLLEQLERAIAARGFGEIWVETASVLAEAVQLYENSGYRPATGVETPRCDRVYHKIIASQQGGNSK; encoded by the coding sequence ATGTACGCTACTTACCAAAACTTTACTATTCGAGATTGGACAACGCGCGATCGCGAAACTGCTGCGGCTATAATTCGCTGGGTTTTAAATGAATATAATTTGCCCTGGCAGCCCGACACCAGCGATCGCGATTCGATAGAAGTTGAAAAACATTATTTCAATCGCGGCGGTGAATTTTGGATCGTTTTGCAGGAGAAAAAGATTGTCGGGACGGCAGGGTATTATCCAATTTCTCGCGGCGAAAAAGCCGTAGAAATTCGGAAAATGTATTTATTACCGGAGGTGCGGGGGAAAGGATTGGGGCGGTTTTTGCTGGAGCAATTGGAACGCGCGATCGCCGCGAGGGGATTTGGCGAAATTTGGGTGGAAACAGCTAGTGTGTTAGCCGAAGCCGTACAACTTTACGAAAATTCGGGCTATCGTCCGGCAACGGGAGTCGAAACGCCACGGTGCGATCGCGTTTATCATAAAATAATAGCATCCCAGCAGGGCGGTAACTCAAAGTAA
- a CDS encoding DUF1622 domain-containing protein: MKRESWSELLIPFALILGLVLLLSLNVETAREVTVESNPSETWLKWIVGYLAVGAEIAAAIVIGGAVIRGILDYLRQLFSHPQQRFDGTESIRLQLGRVLALGLEFTIASDILRTAVAPTRQDILNLGAIVLLRTLLNYFLEREIHQGERNRSISRASLRANSSSEQSSRVTPP; encoded by the coding sequence GTGAAAAGAGAATCCTGGAGCGAACTTTTAATCCCCTTCGCCTTGATTCTAGGCTTAGTGTTGTTGCTAAGTTTAAATGTGGAAACGGCGAGGGAAGTAACAGTAGAAAGCAACCCTTCAGAAACTTGGTTGAAGTGGATTGTTGGCTATCTGGCTGTGGGCGCTGAAATTGCGGCAGCTATTGTTATTGGGGGAGCCGTAATTCGCGGAATTTTAGACTATTTGCGTCAGTTATTTTCTCATCCCCAGCAGCGTTTTGATGGGACTGAATCAATTCGACTTCAATTGGGTCGGGTGTTAGCGTTGGGTTTAGAATTTACGATCGCTAGCGATATTTTACGGACAGCAGTTGCTCCGACTCGCCAAGATATTTTGAACCTCGGTGCAATCGTTTTACTGCGAACGTTATTAAATTACTTTTTAGAGCGCGAAATCCACCAAGGAGAACGCAACCGTTCGATCTCTCGCGCATCATTGAGAGCGAATAGTTCCTCGGAGCAATCCTCAAGAGTAACTCCCCCTTAG
- a CDS encoding polynucleotide kinase-phosphatase: MKITIPELSLVVLIGASGSGKSSFARKHFLPTEVLSSDACRGWVSDDENNQAASKDAFEVLHYIAAKRLAAGRLTVIDATNVQSEDRKYYVELARQYHCLPVALVLNLPEQLCHDRNQTRSDRNFGPHVVRRHVQSLRRSLRHLKREGFRYVYTFSSVAEIEAVEIERQPLWTNRKTEHGPFDIIGDVHGCCDELEALLDRLGYRQIETEPTSTFWDFPTYAHPEGRKVVFLGDLVDRGPRILDTLKLARNMVAADSALCVPGNHDMKLLRQLNGKKVKVNHGLEQTLAEIEALPEEQKQDAIAQMRDFLESLISHYVLDDGNLVVAHAGMKQAYQGRGSGAVRAFALYGETTGEIDEFGLPVRYDWAREYRGKAMVVYGHTPVPAAEWLNNTIDIDTGCVFGGQLTALRYPEKELASVAANRVYCEPVKPLHSVSAIDSPLSAQQQHDDLLDLADVLGKRWISTRLHRNIVVREENAIAALEVMSRFAANPKWLIYLPPTMSPVATSREPGLLEHPAEAFDYYQQLGIETVICEEKHMGSRAVLIICRDESVAARRFGIEKEGIGICYTRTGRRFFDDIALESELLARVNAAMTGSGFWESLQTDWACLDCELMPWSVKAQGLLRQQYAAVGTAARRALERAKDCLQQARDRGVEVAASLERLQERHSLVHRYADAYRRYCWPVESLTDLKLAPFHLLATEGQVHGDKTHDWHMQKIAEVCQSDPELLLATQYRQVDLNDAARVAEATQWWQELTAKGGEGMVVKPLHFIQSSSKGWVQPAVKCRGVEYLRIIYGPEYSRPENLERLRQRGLGRKRSLALREFALGIEALERFVARNPLRKVHECTFGVLALESEPVDPRL, encoded by the coding sequence ATGAAAATTACGATTCCCGAACTTTCCCTCGTCGTTCTCATCGGTGCTTCCGGCTCGGGGAAATCTAGTTTTGCGCGCAAGCATTTCCTCCCGACTGAAGTTCTTTCCTCCGATGCTTGTCGCGGCTGGGTGTCCGACGATGAAAACAACCAAGCGGCGAGCAAGGATGCCTTCGAGGTTCTGCATTATATTGCCGCAAAACGCTTGGCGGCAGGGCGTTTAACGGTTATCGATGCGACGAACGTTCAGTCGGAGGATCGTAAGTATTATGTTGAGTTGGCGCGGCAGTATCATTGTCTCCCGGTTGCGCTAGTCTTGAATTTGCCGGAACAGTTGTGCCACGATCGCAACCAAACCCGCAGCGATCGCAACTTTGGCCCCCACGTCGTCCGCAGGCACGTTCAAAGCTTGCGGCGATCGCTGCGACACCTCAAACGCGAGGGCTTTCGCTACGTTTATACTTTCTCTTCCGTTGCCGAAATCGAGGCAGTGGAAATCGAACGCCAACCACTCTGGACGAATCGCAAAACAGAACATGGCCCCTTCGATATTATCGGCGATGTCCACGGTTGTTGCGACGAACTAGAAGCGCTCCTCGATCGCCTCGGCTACCGACAAATCGAAACCGAACCGACTTCGACTTTTTGGGACTTTCCCACCTACGCCCACCCCGAAGGCCGCAAAGTCGTATTCCTAGGCGATTTGGTCGATCGCGGCCCCCGCATCCTCGATACCCTCAAGCTCGCTCGCAATATGGTTGCCGCCGATAGCGCCCTCTGCGTTCCCGGCAATCACGACATGAAATTACTGCGGCAACTGAACGGCAAAAAGGTAAAAGTCAACCACGGTTTGGAGCAAACCCTGGCGGAAATCGAAGCCTTACCCGAAGAACAGAAGCAAGATGCGATCGCGCAAATGCGAGACTTTCTCGAATCTCTCATCAGTCACTACGTCCTCGATGACGGCAACTTAGTCGTTGCCCACGCTGGAATGAAACAAGCCTATCAGGGGCGCGGTTCCGGGGCCGTCCGCGCCTTTGCCCTCTACGGCGAAACCACCGGCGAAATCGACGAATTCGGCTTGCCCGTGCGCTACGACTGGGCGCGAGAATATCGCGGCAAAGCAATGGTGGTTTACGGACATACGCCCGTCCCCGCCGCCGAATGGCTCAATAATACCATCGACATCGATACCGGCTGCGTGTTTGGCGGGCAACTCACCGCCCTGCGCTATCCAGAAAAAGAATTAGCAAGCGTCGCCGCAAATCGCGTTTATTGCGAACCCGTCAAACCCTTACATTCTGTCAGCGCTATCGATTCCCCCCTCAGCGCCCAACAACAACACGACGACTTGCTCGATCTCGCCGATGTCCTCGGCAAACGCTGGATTTCGACGCGACTGCACCGTAATATTGTCGTGCGGGAAGAAAACGCGATCGCAGCCCTCGAGGTGATGAGTCGCTTCGCTGCCAACCCCAAATGGTTGATTTACCTGCCGCCCACCATGTCCCCCGTCGCCACCTCCCGCGAACCCGGACTGCTGGAACATCCTGCCGAAGCCTTCGATTACTACCAACAGCTTGGCATTGAGACGGTAATTTGCGAAGAAAAACACATGGGTTCCCGCGCCGTCCTCATCATCTGTCGGGACGAAAGCGTTGCCGCTCGTCGCTTCGGCATCGAAAAGGAAGGGATCGGAATCTGCTATACCCGCACGGGCCGTCGTTTTTTCGACGATATCGCCTTGGAAAGCGAACTGCTAGCGCGAGTCAACGCAGCGATGACGGGAAGCGGTTTCTGGGAAAGCTTGCAAACCGATTGGGCCTGCTTGGATTGCGAACTGATGCCTTGGTCGGTGAAAGCGCAAGGATTGTTGCGGCAACAGTATGCAGCGGTGGGAACGGCGGCGCGGCGGGCGTTAGAGCGGGCAAAGGACTGCTTGCAACAAGCGCGCGATCGCGGCGTTGAGGTTGCTGCTTCCTTAGAACGCCTGCAAGAACGTCACTCCCTCGTTCATCGCTACGCAGACGCTTACCGTCGCTACTGTTGGCCCGTCGAATCCCTCACCGACCTCAAACTCGCCCCCTTCCACCTCCTCGCCACAGAAGGGCAGGTTCATGGCGATAAAACCCACGATTGGCATATGCAGAAGATCGCTGAGGTGTGCCAATCCGATCCCGAACTGCTCTTGGCGACGCAATACCGGCAGGTGGATTTAAACGATGCCGCCAGAGTTGCCGAAGCAACGCAATGGTGGCAGGAGCTAACCGCTAAAGGAGGCGAAGGAATGGTCGTCAAACCGCTGCACTTTATCCAATCGAGTTCTAAGGGTTGGGTGCAACCGGCGGTGAAATGTCGCGGCGTTGAGTATTTGCGGATTATTTACGGCCCGGAATACTCGCGGCCGGAAAATTTGGAACGGCTGAGACAGCGGGGTTTGGGAAGGAAGCGATCGCTCGCCCTGCGGGAATTTGCATTGGGAATCGAAGCTTTGGAACGATTCGTCGCGCGCAACCCCTTGCGAAAAGTTCATGAATGCACGTTTGGGGTGTTAGCTTTGGAAAGCGAACCCGTGGATCCGAGGTTATAG
- a CDS encoding family 10 glycosylhydrolase: MSAVPKRLKLPFIFIGLTSFVLAFLHPLAAQSQMQLNDIQNHWAKDCIQQLASDGIISGYSDRTFRPDRPVTRAEFAAIVNKAFPNAPVVRAPMDFADVRSNFWARNAIAQAYKTNFLSGYPNARFQPEQNIPRVQALVSLVSGLSYAPALPVETTLARSFTDAAAIPNYAKSAIAAATEKRLTVNYPNVQQLNPNRLATRADVAAFVCQALGRQGVPTAYIVGEAPVAANKPELRGVWLTNIDSDVLFSQQKLTDAIARLDTLNFNTLYPTVWNWGYTLYPSAVAQRETGIRLDPAPGLQGRDMLKETVTQGHAKGMAVIPWFEFGFMAPADSELAKRHPDWLTQRRNGETVWLEGGVHERVWLNPLRPDVQQFLTDLVVEIVKNYDVDGIQFDDHFGYPSDFGYDNFTVELYKKEHNGQAPPEAFNDSDWVRWRADKITNYMKALFATVKNVRKNAIFSVSPNPQEFSLNSYLLDWQTWDNLGLIEELIVQVYRDDTARFAAELEHPSIQNAKKHIPVAIGVLSGLKGRFVPLEQIQRQVQIVRDRGLAGSSFFFYESLWNYAKETPQQRQTGFQQMFPAEVKRPNIYDGWKPST, translated from the coding sequence ATGTCAGCCGTTCCGAAAAGATTGAAATTGCCTTTTATTTTTATCGGGCTGACGAGTTTCGTGTTGGCGTTTTTACACCCTCTCGCCGCTCAATCGCAAATGCAGCTTAACGACATCCAAAATCATTGGGCAAAAGATTGCATTCAACAACTCGCGAGCGATGGCATTATTAGCGGTTATAGCGATCGCACTTTCCGCCCGGATCGCCCGGTTACTCGCGCCGAATTTGCTGCCATTGTTAACAAAGCTTTTCCCAATGCGCCCGTCGTCCGCGCGCCAATGGATTTTGCCGACGTTCGTAGTAACTTTTGGGCGCGAAATGCGATCGCGCAAGCATATAAAACCAACTTTCTTTCCGGCTACCCCAACGCTCGCTTTCAGCCGGAACAAAATATACCGCGCGTACAAGCCTTGGTTTCCTTAGTATCGGGCTTGAGTTACGCGCCCGCGCTTCCGGTTGAAACAACGCTCGCTCGCAGCTTTACCGATGCTGCGGCGATTCCTAACTATGCCAAATCCGCGATCGCAGCCGCAACCGAAAAACGCCTAACCGTCAACTATCCCAACGTGCAGCAACTCAACCCCAACCGCTTGGCAACGCGCGCCGATGTCGCCGCCTTTGTCTGTCAGGCGTTGGGGCGGCAGGGCGTGCCGACAGCTTATATCGTTGGCGAAGCGCCCGTCGCGGCGAATAAGCCCGAATTGCGCGGTGTATGGCTCACTAATATCGACAGCGACGTTCTTTTTTCGCAACAAAAATTAACCGACGCGATCGCGCGCCTCGATACCCTCAACTTCAACACCCTCTATCCCACCGTCTGGAATTGGGGCTATACCCTCTATCCCAGCGCCGTCGCCCAGCGAGAAACCGGAATTAGGCTCGATCCGGCTCCCGGACTCCAAGGGCGCGATATGCTCAAAGAAACCGTCACCCAAGGACACGCCAAAGGAATGGCGGTGATTCCCTGGTTTGAATTCGGTTTTATGGCACCGGCCGACTCCGAACTCGCAAAACGCCATCCCGACTGGCTTACCCAGCGTCGCAACGGCGAAACCGTTTGGCTCGAAGGGGGCGTTCACGAGCGCGTTTGGCTCAATCCCCTGCGTCCCGACGTGCAACAATTCCTCACCGATTTAGTGGTTGAAATTGTTAAAAATTACGATGTAGATGGCATTCAATTTGACGATCATTTCGGCTATCCCAGCGATTTTGGCTACGATAATTTCACCGTCGAACTTTATAAGAAAGAACACAACGGTCAAGCCCCGCCGGAAGCTTTTAATGACTCAGATTGGGTTCGCTGGCGCGCAGACAAAATCACTAATTACATGAAAGCGCTGTTTGCAACCGTCAAAAATGTTAGAAAGAATGCGATTTTTTCGGTTTCTCCCAACCCGCAAGAATTTTCCCTAAATTCTTATCTTCTCGATTGGCAAACGTGGGACAATCTGGGGTTAATTGAAGAGTTAATCGTGCAAGTTTACCGCGACGATACGGCTCGCTTTGCGGCAGAACTCGAGCATCCTTCAATCCAGAATGCTAAGAAACATATTCCTGTCGCGATCGGTGTTTTATCGGGTTTAAAAGGTCGTTTTGTTCCCTTAGAACAGATTCAACGCCAAGTTCAAATCGTCCGCGATCGCGGCTTAGCGGGTTCCTCCTTCTTTTTCTATGAAAGTTTGTGGAATTATGCTAAAGAAACGCCCCAACAGCGTCAAACCGGATTCCAACAAATGTTCCCCGCTGAGGTTAAACGCCCCAATATTTATGACGGGTGGAAGCCCAGCACATAA